One Lucilia cuprina isolate Lc7/37 chromosome 4, ASM2204524v1, whole genome shotgun sequence DNA segment encodes these proteins:
- the LOC111689278 gene encoding ninjurin-1 isoform X3: MAQVIHSVNGMMNNETEMKGMDANRYATKKTIAQGMLDIALLTANASQLKYILQVGEQHQFYKLMLILISLSIVLQICAGLLLMIQSLVSIHKGKTERKVADVLNHVINGFIFLSVFVDVIKMNFGLDPAVADVDNDVEILKN, translated from the exons ATGGCCCAGGTAATCCACAGTGTTAATGGAATGATGAACAATGAGACAGAG atgaaAGGTATGGACGCCAATAGATATGCCACaaagaaaactattgcgcaGGGAATGTTGGATATAGCGCTACTAACTGCAAACGCATCTCAACTGAAGTATATTTTACAAGTGGGAGAGCAACATCAATTCTACAAATTAATGTTGATTCTTATCAGTCTGTCAATAGTATTGCAG ATCTGTGCTGGTTTGCTATTAATGATACAATCACTTGTGAGCATTCATAAGGGCAAAACGGAGCGTAAGGTTGCCGATGTCTTAAATCATGTTATAAATGGTTTCATATTTCTTTCAGTATTTGTTGAtgttataaaaatgaatttcggGTTAGATCCAGCAGTAGCAGATGTGGATAATGATgttgaaattctaaaaaattaa
- the LOC111689278 gene encoding ninjurin-1 isoform X1 produces the protein MAQVIHSVNGMMNNETEMKGMDANRYATKKTIAQGMLDIALLTANASQLKYILQVGEQHQFYKLMLILISLSIVLQILSGVLSLSLSLMRDCRMDKPEFHQSANLINHIRTGFAFFVTMINLFISAFDSRLPPPQGDFLSGLN, from the exons ATGGCCCAGGTAATCCACAGTGTTAATGGAATGATGAACAATGAGACAGAG atgaaAGGTATGGACGCCAATAGATATGCCACaaagaaaactattgcgcaGGGAATGTTGGATATAGCGCTACTAACTGCAAACGCATCTCAACTGAAGTATATTTTACAAGTGGGAGAGCAACATCAATTCTACAAATTAATGTTGATTCTTATCAGTCTGTCAATAGTATTGCAG ATCCTGTCTGGTGTATTAAGTCTATCATTGAGTCTAATGCGTGATTGTCGTATGGACAAACCGGAATTTCATCAATCGGCCAATTTAATTAATCACATTCGTACCGGATTTGCCTTCTTTGTAACcatgataaatttatttatatcggCATTTGATTCTCGTTTACCGCCTCCACAAGGCGATTTTCTAAGTggtttaaattaa
- the LOC111682607 gene encoding actin-related protein 1, translated as MEPYNQPVVIDNGSGMIKAGFAGEHIPKCRFPNYVGRPKHVRVMAGALEGDLFVGPKAEEHRGLLSIRYPMEHGIVTDWNDMEHIWGYIYSKEQLSTCTDEHPVLLTEAPLNPRRNREKAAEFFFEGINAPALFVSMQAVLSLYATGRVTGVVLDSGDGVTHAVPIYEGFAMPHSIMRVDIAGRDVSRYLRTLIRREGFNFRSTAEFEIVRSIKEKVCYLATNPQKEESVETEKFAYTLPDGKTLEIGQARFRAPEVLFRPDLLGEECEGIHDVLMYAIEKSDMDLRKMLYQNIVLSGGSTLFKGFGDRLLSELRKHSAKDLKIRIAAPQERLYSTWMGGSILASLDTFKKMWISKHEYEEEGQRAVHKKTF; from the exons GGTTCTGGTATGATTAAAGCCGGTTTTGCTGGTGAGCACATTCCAAAGTGCAGATTTCCAAATTA TGTGGGCCGCCCTAAACATGTTCGTGTTATGGCTGGCGCTTTGGAAGGTGATCTCTTTGTAGGACCGAAAGCTGAAGAACATCGTGGCCTACTTAGCATACGCTATCCCATGGAACATGGCATTGTTACCGATTGGAATGATATGGAACATATTTGGGGTTATATTTATAGTAAA gAACAATTATCAACATGTACCGATGAACATCCCGTATTGTTGACAGAGGCTCCTCTAAATCCTCGTAGAAATCGTGAAAAGGCAGCCGAATTCTTTTTTGAAGGTATTAATGCTCCTGCTTTATTTGTTTCTATGCAAGCCGTATTGAGTCT TTACGCCACTGGTCGTGTCACAGGCGTAGTTTTGGATTCGGGTGATGGCGTTACGCATGCTGTACCCATTTATGAGGGTTTCGCTATGCCCCACAGCATTATGCGTGTAGATATTGCTGGTCGAGATGTTTCACGCTACTTAAGGACACTCATACGCAGAGAAGGTTTCAATTTCCGTTCAACAGCTGAATTTGAAATTGTACGTTCTATCAAAGAGAAAGTGTGCTACTTAGCTACCAATCCACAAAAGGAAGAATCTGTGGAAACTGAAAAATTTGCCTACACTCTGCCTGATGGTAAAACATTAGAg ATTGGTCAAGCTCGTTTCAGAGCACCTGAAGTATTGTTCCGACCTGATTTATTGGGTGAAGAGTGTGAAGGCATTCACGATGTTCTCATGTATGCCATTGAAAAATCCGATATGGATCTCAGAAAAATGCTCTATCAGAATATTGTATTATCGGGTGGTTCTACACTCTTTAAAGGCTTCGGTGATCGTTTATTATCAGAATTAAGAAAACATTCTGCCAAGGATCTTAAGATCAGA ATCGCTGCTCCCCAAGAACGTCTTTATTCAACGTGGATGGGTGGCTCCATTTTAGCCTCTCTTGATACTTTCAAGAAAATGTGGATTTCGAAGCACGAGTATGAAGAGGAAGGCCAACGTGCTGTGCATAAAAAGACTTTTTAG
- the LOC111689278 gene encoding ninjurin-A isoform X2: MAQVIHSVNGMMNNETEMKGMDANRYATKKTIAQGMLDIALLTANASQLKYILQVGEQHQFYKLMLILISLSIVLQLMVGIFFVIIGSLNINRKQDQTAAIILNDIILVVIFVISVINVIISGFGIEYSSQPLRLLDHPKKDL; this comes from the exons ATGGCCCAGGTAATCCACAGTGTTAATGGAATGATGAACAATGAGACAGAG atgaaAGGTATGGACGCCAATAGATATGCCACaaagaaaactattgcgcaGGGAATGTTGGATATAGCGCTACTAACTGCAAACGCATCTCAACTGAAGTATATTTTACAAGTGGGAGAGCAACATCAATTCTACAAATTAATGTTGATTCTTATCAGTCTGTCAATAGTATTGCAG CTGATGGTTGGTATATTCTTTGTAATAATTGGAAGTCTTAATATCAATCGTAAACAGGATCAAACGGCCGCTATAATATTAAATGATATCATTTTGGTTGTTATATTTGTCATATCGGTAATAAATGTGATTATATCCGGGTTTGGCATCGAATACTCATCTCAACCTTTACGACTATTGGATCATCCCAAAAAAGATCTTTAA